Proteins from a genomic interval of Papaver somniferum cultivar HN1 chromosome 4, ASM357369v1, whole genome shotgun sequence:
- the LOC113272950 gene encoding arogenate dehydratase/prephenate dehydratase 6, chloroplastic-like, which translates to MAEMLINQTMSTTKRTHFQVPSLPAFRTVNYRRNYVKILNSLNGSVQNSRKLRVAYQGAPGAYSEFAAKTACPESVTIPCRAVINVISAIETGRADLAILAVESTMEGTAVRNYDLLLQRDLCIVQEINLFVQYCLLAMPGVTKSELKRVISHPMALAHCGRSLAELGLDHQAVDDTAGAVELLLSNRMLDTAAIASTRAAALYGLDVLAHGLQDESWNVTRFLILSKNNPKIAKKRKVGVKTSMVVAHHSGTLDVLLKVLSTFSSRKISLTKLEVNSSSNNNGPVKVLDAHEGGSIKEYPCVLHVDFEGSVDDQKVKDAIAELSDLPVYVRILGCYSADPTIYGLQ; encoded by the coding sequence ATGGCTGAGATGCTAATTAATCAGACCatgtcaacaacaaaaagaacCCATTTTCAAGTTCCATCACTACCAGCTTTCAGAACTGTGAACTACCGAAGAAATTATGTGAAAATACTGAATTCGCTAAACGGATCAGTGCAAAATTCAAGAAAACTCAGAGTAGCATACCAAGGAGCTCCTGGTGCTTACAGTGAATTTGCAGCGAAAACAGCTTGTCCTGAATCAGTTACAATACCTTGCAGGGCAGTTATTAATGTGATCTCTGCAATTGAAACAGGAAGAGCTGATCTTGCTATACTTGCTGTTGAAAGCACCATGGAAGGAACTGCAGTTAGAAACTATGACTTGCTACTACAACGAGATTTATGCATTGTGCAAGAAATTAACCTTTTTGTTCAGTACTGCTTATTAGCAATGCCTGGTGTGACAAAAAGTGAACTGAAGAGAGTGATTAGCCATCCAATGGCTTTAGCTCACTGTGGCAGGAGTTTGGCTGAGTTAGGACTTGATCACCAAGCTGTTGATGATACGGCTGGTGCAGTCGAGCTTCTTTTGTCTAACAGAATGCTTGATACTGCAGCCATTGCTAGTACTCGAGCCGCTGCATTGTATGGTTTAGATGTTTTAGCTCATGGGTTACAAGACGAATCATGGAACGTTACTCGTTTCTTGATTTTGTCAAAAAATAACCCAAAAATTGCAAAGAAGAGAAAAGTTGGAGTTAAAACAAGTATGGTTGTAGCTCATCATAGTGGAACTCTGGATGTACTCCTCAAAGTTCTGTCCACTTTCTCGTCTCGAAAGATCAGTCTAACAAAACTAGAAGTGAATTCCTCATCGAATAATAATGGCCCTGTAAAAGTCTTGGATGCTCATGAAGGAGGATCTATCAAGGAATACCCTTGTGTTCTCCACGTTGATTTTGAAGGTTCCGTAGATgatcaaaaggttaaggatgcTATAGCTGAACTTTCTGATTTACCTGTTTATGTTAGGATCTTGGGTTGCTACTCTGCAGATCCTACTATCTATGGTCTTCAGTAA